The Salvelinus namaycush isolate Seneca chromosome 1, SaNama_1.0, whole genome shotgun sequence genome has a window encoding:
- the LOC120049902 gene encoding methylthioribulose-1-phosphate dehydratase has protein sequence MTTPTAYKQTHKVRNVIRKHAVHGVVVNLPGRGRKKNLVPPVEKADRSASIQNKMTSVCDATNEDKENGSESTESQDKEHPRVLIPELCRLFYQLGWVTGTGGGLSLRRGDQIYIAPSGVQKERLQPDDMFVCDVEERDISSPPPWKKLKKSQCTPLFMNAFTMRAAQAVIHTHSKAAVMATLLYPGKEFRITHQEMIKGIRKGTSSTNYRYDEMLVVPIIENTPEERDLKERMALAMEQYPDSCAVLVRRHGVYVWGESWEKAKTMCECYDYLFDIAVQMKQSGMDPSAPPIEENHYYDVQQSQ, from the exons ATGACGACCCCCACTgcttacaaacaaacacacaaag TTCGTAATGTTATCAGGAAGCATGCTGTCCATGGAGTTGTAGTCAACCTCCCAGGACGTGGTCGCAAGAAGAATCTGGTTCCACCGGTTGAAAAAGCAGATCGTTCTGCATCTATCCAAAATAAAATGACATCTGTTTGTGATGCCACCAATGAAGACAAGGAAAATGGTTCAGAGTCGACGGAGTCTCAG GACAAGGAACATCCACGGGTTCTCATCCCAGAGTTATGTCGTCTTTTCTACCAACTCGGCTGGGTTACTGGGACAGGAGGAGGGCTAAGTTTGAGACGTGG AGATCAGATCTATATTGCCCCGTCTGGAGTGCAGAAGGAGAGACTACAG CCAGATGACATGTTTGTCTgtgatgtggaggagagagacatcAGCTCCCCACCCCCCTGGAAGAAGCTGAAGAAGAGCCAGTGCACCCCTCTGTTCATGAATGCCTTCACTATGAGAG CGGCGCAGGCCGTCATCCACACCCACTCCAAGGCTGCCGTCATGGCAACTCTGTTGTATCCTGGCAAGGAGTTCCGCATAACTCACCAGGAGATGATAAAGGGAATCCGCAAGGGCACAtccagcaccaactacag atatgaTGAAATGCTGGTGGTCCCCATCATTGAGAACACCCCGGAGGAGCGGGACCTGAAGGAGCGCATGGCGCTGGCCATGGAGCAATACCCAGACTCCTGTGCGGTCCTCGTCCGGCGTCACGGCGTCTACGTGTGGGGGGAGTCCTGGGAGAAAGCAAAGACCAT GTGTGAATGTTATGACTACCTATTTGACATCGCCGTCCAAATGAAGCAGAGTGGAATGGACCCTTCAGCACCACCCATTGAAGAGAACCATTACTACGATGTCCAACAATCCCAATAA